Within Azoarcus sp. DD4, the genomic segment TACCCGCCTTGGTTCCTGGGGAAGCTTGGTGCTATCAGGAGCCGCTGCGGTAAAGGGGGCTTTCTTCGAGATAGACAGTCACCTTGTCGCCCCCTTGGACCACCTTCGAAAGCGGAAAGCTGTTTGTGCCGAGGGTGTCGAAGGTCCAGTTGATCGTCTTGTCACCGACCTTCAGGGCAACCGTCTCGAGCCGCGTGACGTTGATGTAGCGCGTGTCCGCATTGACGATCACGGTGCGGGAGGGCGTGGCGTTGCTCGCGTAGCCATATGTGGCCAGCTCTCGCTCAGTCGGGCTCGAAGCGCGTGCCTGGACATGCTCGAGCCAGTGCAGCGCACCGCCCTCGGAATAGTCCTCGTGTGCGAACGCAGCGGAAGATCCAAGGGTGCTGATGGCCGAGACGGCGAGGACGGCGATGATCGACTTTTTCATGATGGCTCCTTGTCCGGTTGTCCAGATTGGCTGCTCGTGCTTGAGTAACCATGGACCCCATCATAGGAGCCGACTACTGACAGGTCGGTGACCCGGCAATTACAGCTCGGTCATGATGATGTAATCCGATTATCAGGGTTGGATGAGTCGGAATATCAACCCTCGACGGCGCCTCCTTCCGACCGGCCGACTTCAGTCGGCGGGCCACTGAGCGACCAGCATTCGCCCTTGAGCACCTTCACGACCCCATGCACGACCCGGCCGAGGATGCGCCCACGGCGGCTGCGTGGAGCTGCCGTGGGGCTGAACGATGCAGTCGCTGCGACGACCGCATCGTTCAGGCGAGGGAACTCAGAACATGTGGCTCACACCAAACTCGACGGTGGACACCGACTTACCGGCGGTGATGGCCAGATTCTCGCGGAAGTTGAACCGCGTCGTCGTATCACCGTTGAAGACGTGGACGTACCCCGCGTAGAGGTGGGTGCGCTTCGACAGGGAGTGCTCATAGGCGATGATATAGCCCTTGCCGTCGCCGCCCGACGTCCGCCTTCGCATATCCGATCGAGCTGTGGCTCGAGGGGCCAACGTCGATCTGGGCGCCGATGCTCCACAGCTTGTTGGTCTGGGCACTGCCGACGACCGGATCGACCTTTGCGTTCTGCCACGAGCCAAGAACCTTGATTATGCCGAAGCTGTAGCTTGCACCGACGAAATGTTCCTGCTGGTCGATGCAACACTCGTCAGGACAAGGCGGCCGAGTGCGGACCTCCATACCCCTCGCTCCGGCTCGGCAGGCCGAGCAACGGGATGGCGATGAATCCGCGGGCAGGCATGATCGACCTGTTAGCGTTTGCCGATGGACGCATCTGCTTGCACGACTTCAGCTGATTGGTTAGCTCGACTGATCTGCCCCGTTCAAACTGATAGCTTTCGTGACTCGTAGATTACGTCAATGTAATCGCACGGATATGCTCGCGTCAGCGTGACAATACTATACTTTTCCCATCGTAGCGTTCTGAAACTAGCTGAAGGACGCGGGCGACGCGAAAGAGGGAGAGGAAGATGCTCACAGCAGATCAAATGATAATCACTGGCCAACAGCAGTTTGACGCGATCATGCAACACTCCAATCTTGTCTTGGGGTGCTGTGAGCGGCTCACCGAAGAGAGCATGCGTTCTGCCCGTGCGCTTCTCGCGCAGGTCGAGTCCGACTTTGACGCCCTCCTGCGTGGCGAAACCATTGGATTCATCAACGCAGCTGGCCGAATCGGTCTGGACAGTTGGGCGTCGATGACTGCGTGCGTCATCGGATTCCAGCGTGAGGCGGTAAGAAAATCCTTCACCTTCAAGTAGCGTGCCCGGCCTACCGATCCCGGCCCGACGGTATCTGACAGATACGAAAGACCATGGTCGTGGTCTCGTTAAGACGGACATTCATCGAGAGAATTCTGTACGAATCCCCTCGCAACGTTCCTGCCGTCACTCTTTGCGGCTCATTGGAGAAATGCCATGAAATCGAAATCCCTTCTTGCGGTCCTGGCGGCGTTTGCCATGCTCTCGTTCAATTCCATCGCGGCGACTGCGGAGGAAGAGTCCCAAGCCAAATCCGAACAAGTCGAAAAGGCTGACTCGACGGACGCCAAGCGGCATTCCCACGTACAGGAGAAAGTCGGCGTGCGGCCGAAAGCTGCGGAGGCCAAGGGCGATGACGGCATGGCCGCGAAAGCCAAGCCCAAGCACTACCACCCGCGGGACGGGAAATGACCCCGTGCAAAGTGGCGTGGCACATTCGGGGGGGCGTTTGTTGCTGTGACTCCACGCATTTCTGATGTACACGGTGATCGTTGCACTTGCCGTCTGCTTACTGCGGCGGTTGGATGCGACATCAAGACGATACCGTTCAGCTATTGCCGGTCTGTATTGATGAAGCGATGGGCCATGACATGCAACCACGGTTGCCGCGGTGGCTCGGTGGAGGCCCGCGCGGGCCGGCATATGGCGGGAGGTGGACCTATCGACACCGTCAAGGCGATTCTGATCAAGAATGAGTAGCCATTTTTCGCGCATGTAACGGTGTTGTGGTTCCACGGTTCTGCCGAAATTTCATCTAACCCTCCTATATGGACTCCCCCGTAAATCAAGACAGACCGTGTTTTTGACTTTCCGGGGTGAATCACCTGCAGTCGTATATCCGGCATCTGTGGTGGGTTCTGAATGACCCGTGCCGACATTGAATCTGCCCGCGAAGCGCCAATCGGTACAAGCGGCTGCAGGAGAGCCGGAAGAGTTATCGGCGTTCTGTCGCGTGGGTGTGACCCGGTTTGCCATGATGAGCGATCAGTCTCGGCGCAAGGGTGAGGAGTAAGGGTGGATCGATCAGGCGGCGATGGCGAAGGCGGTGCGTTCGAGCTTCTTGTTGGGGCGCGGCTGCGGATTGCCGTAGGCCGCGTGGTCGCGCAGGACCGCGTAGCAGATGCGGGCAAGCTTGTTGGCGAGCGCGCAGGCGGCCTTGTTGTGATTGCTGCGGCGCTGCACCTCGGTCGCCCAGGTGCGCAGGCCGTCCAGGGGGCGGCTCGCGTCGCGGGCCAGCGCTGCGGCCCTCAGCACCGCGCGGGCGCCATGGGTGAGCAGCATCCTCAAATAGCGATCGCCCCGTTTCGAGATACGGCCGAGCTTGCGGGTGCTGCCCGAGGAATATTCCTTCGGGGTCAGTCCGAACCAACTCGCGAAATGGCGGGCATCCCTGAAGTGGGTCACGTCGCCGCCGGTAGCGGCCACCATCGCGGTGGCGGTCAGCAAGCCAATGCCCGGCACCGACATCAGTTGTGTGCACGCCGGACTCTGCCGCACCAGCGCGGTGAATTCGCGCTCCAGTTGCGCGATGCGCTGTTCGAGCAAACGGATCTCCTCGATCAGCAATCGCATGGTTTCGCGAATGAGCGCCGGCACTGGCGAACGCGGATCGGCCAGCACCCGGCTGATCGCCTCCACACCGGTGCGCGCACCTTGCGGGATGCTCAGGCCGAACTCCCGGCAGAAGCCGCGCAGCGCGTTGATGCGCGAAGTGCGGGTACTCATCCACAGCGAGCGAATCCGGTGCAGCCCCTGCAGCGCCTGCTGTTCGACCGACTTCACGCGCACCGGATCGATATCGGCCGTGCGGGCCGCTTCGAGCAAGGCGCGGGCATCGGCCGCATCGGTCTTGTTACGCCGGACATAGGCGCGGATATAGGCTGCGGGCAGCAGCCGCACCTCGATGCCGAGCGAATTGAGCCAGCGTGCCCAGTGATGCGCCGAACCGCAGGCCTCGATGATGACGAGCGAGACATTGCGGTTGGCGAACCAGCGCTCGAACTGGATTCGGGTGAGCCGATGATTCTCGATCACGCGCCAGGAAGAATCGGCGACGGCGAGTTGAAAGACGCTCTTGGCCAAGTCGACGGCAACGGTAGTAGCATCCATGACGGACTCCTCCTTCTGAAGACCGATCCCCATCCCCATGAGCACCGGTGGCGCCAATTGGGCGCCGAAAAGGAGGGGGAGTCCATCCCATCAACAAAGGCGCCCTTGAAGTGCGCGTGACGGACCCGCTACCCAATTCCGCACAACAGATGCGTTGGCTCCTCGCCCGCCGGCTCGGCGCAGCAGTGCTCGTCATCTGCTTGCTGGCGGGGGCTGCTGCCTTCATGTTCGAGGCACGCCGTGCGGAACAGGCGGCGCTGGAGACGGCTGAGGCGGCGGCCGCTCATTTTGTGTCACCGGCAATGCAGGCAATGTCGCCCGGAGAGTCCGGGCACAAGCACTTGCGGGACCTCCTCGACGGCAGTCACTTCATCGGCATTCGCGTGTTCGACCAAAGCGGAAATTGGGCTTACGAGGTCTGGGACGAGTCTTCGAACCGCATCGCGACGACGACCTTACCTTCCCGACCCACATGGCCGCCGATGGGGGAAAGTCGTCGGGTAATCCCCCCATTTTCAGGGGCAGCCAGAAGTAGAGCTATGCGGCGATGGCCAGCCGCTGCTTTGGGGTGATACCGCCCAAGGCCATGTTGGGGCGCTCGTGATTGTAGAGCCAGAGCCAGCGGGTGGCGTAATCCTGGACCTCATCGATCGACTCGAACAGGTAGTGACCGAGCCAGTCGTAGCGTACGGTGCGGTTAAAGCGCTCGACGTAGGCATTTTGCTGCGGCTTTCCGGGCTGGATGTGATTGAGCTGAACACCGTTCTTCTGTGCCCACTCGGTCAGCGTCTTGCCGACATATTCCGGTCCGTTGTCGCTGCGGATCGCCGTTGGCTTGCCTCGCCATTCGATCACCTGTTCGAGCGCGCGCACGACCCGCTCGGCGGGCAAGGACAGATCGATGTCCATGGCGAGCGCTTCGCGGTTGAAGTCATCGATGATGTTGAGCAGTCGGAAACTGCGCCCATCGGCCAGCTGATCGTGCATGAAGTCCATCGACCAGCACTGATTGATCGCCTTGGGTACCGCCAGCGGTTCGGGTTTCTCGCGCACGATCCGCTTTCGCGGCTTGATGCGCAGATTGAGCTCGAGCTCGCGATAGATCCGATACACCCGCTTGTGATTCCAGCGGTAGCCCTTCACGTTTCGCAGGTACAAGAAGCACAGGCCAAAGCCCCAGTTGCGCTGGTTGTGGGTCAGGCGGATCAAGTGATCGGCGATCTCGGCATTCTCGGCCGAGCACTTTGCCTGGTAGTGGTAGCAGGTTTCGCTGATCCCGAATGCCGCACACGCCACGCGTATGCTCGCGCCGCGCTGCTGCACGGCCTGGTAAGCCATCTCACGCCGGCGAGATGGCTTCACCACTTTTTTTCGAGGGCCTCCTTCACGATCTCCGCCTTGAGCCGTTCTTCTGCATACATCTTCTTGAGCCGAGCGTTCTCCACTTCGAGCTCCTTGAGCCGCGCCATCAGCGACGCATCCATGCCACCAAACCTGGCCCGCCACTTGTAGAACGTCGCCGAGCTGATGCCGTGCTCCCGGCACAGCTCCGGAACCGGCTTGCCAGCCTCCGCCTGCTTGAGCACAGCGATGATCTGGCTGTCTGAAAACCTCGATGTCTTCATCTTGTAGAACTCCCTCGATCCGAGAAAATTCTACTTCTGAGCGCCCCTATTTGCCGGGGGGATTACCGTCGCACCTGGATAAGCGTAGCGCAGGACGGCCTGATTCAGGTGGTTCTGCCACTGGCAGGCGGCGACGGCCGATTGGTCGGCTACATTGAGGGTTTCTATCGTCTCGCCCCGGAAGTCCTGTTGCATCAGCGGGAACAGATCCGCAATGGGGTCTTGATGGCAGCGGTATCGGCGCTTGCGACCGGGGTCGCCTTGTACCCACTTTTACTCTCAATGTTCGGGCATGCGACGGCCTTGTCCGACCGTCTCATGAATGCAAACTTCTCCCTCGTACATGCGTTGGGAAAGTCAATCGCCAAGCGCGACATCGACACGGACGCCCACAATTATCGGGTCACGCTCTACGCAGCGGCGCTTGCGGAGGAGATGGGGGTATCCCCGAACGAGATCCCGCATCTCGTCATCGGTGCCTTCTTGCACGACGTTGGAAAGATTGGCATTCCGGATCATATTCTCCAGAAGCCGGGGCGGCTTTCCGCTGAGGAGTTCGAAGTGATGAAGACCCATACCTTGATGGGTCTCGAGATCATTGCCGGGATTCATTGGCTTGAGGGCGCAGCGGAGGTCATTCGTCATCATCACGAGCGGATTGACGGGAAGGGGTATCCCGACCGCCTTGCTGGCGAGGAAATATCGCTCCATGCACGCATATTCGCGGTTGTGGACGTGTTTGACGCCCTGGTCTCGGCTCGGCCCTACAAGGCGGCGATTTCGCCCTCGGAGGCACTCGCAATTCTTGAGCGAGAGGCCATGCAGCATTTTGATGCGGATGTGGTCAACGCCTTCAATCGGATTGCTCTCTCATTGCATGGCGAGGTAGCCCGGGCAACCGAGGCCGACCTGCACCGCGCAATCCGCCCCTTGTGGCTTCGCTGCTTCAAAAAAGAAACGGCTCCGCAGGAGCCGTTTCGGAAATCGATCACCCGGTAGCTTTAGTTACGGTGATCCTTGTGGAGAACGCTGTCGAGGCGCATGACCTCGTCGCCGTGCATCATGATCTTCTGACCATCCTTGGTCTCCATGACCTCGCCTTGCTTCATCCTCACCGCACGTCCCAGCTTGTCCTCCATCCCCATTTTCCCGTCCTTGAATATGTAGACAGTCGAACCATCTTTCAGGGGAATGGACTTTTCGACCCGCTCGACATCGACCGCGAAGGCCGATGTGGTGGCAATCCCAAGTGCCGCGACCATCAGTGCTTTCTTCAACATGCTCGTCTCCTTGAATCAACTACAAATAATTGCTGAACATTGCATCAGGCCTCTTCCATAGAAGATTGCCCGATGCCTTACCCGCCTTGGTTCCTGGGGAAGCTTGGTGCTATCAGGAGCCGCTGCGGTAAAGGGGGCTTTCTTCGAGATAGACAGTCACCTTGTCGCCCCCTTGGACCACCTTCGAAAGCGGAAAGCTGTTTGTGCCGAGGGTGTCGAAGGTCCAGTTGATCGTCTTGTCACCGACCTTCAGGGCAACCGTCTCGAGCCGCGTGACGTTGATGTAGCGCGTGTCCGCATTGACGATCACGGTGCGGGAGGGCGTGGCGTTGCTCGCGTAGCCATATGTGGCCAGCTCTCGCTCAGTCGGGCTCGAAGCGCGTGCCTGGACATGCTCGAGCCAGTGCAGCGCACCGCCCTCGGAATAGTCCTCGTGTGCGAACGCAGCGGAAGATCCAAGGGTGCTGATGGCCGAGACGGCGAGAACGGCGATGATCGACTTTTTCATGATGGGCTCCTTGTCCAGATTGGCTGCTCATGCTTGAGCAACCATGGACTCGATCATAGGAGCCAGCGACTGACAGGGCAGTGACCCTGCAATTACGTTTAAGTCATAAGAATGAAAGGGTACGGTCAGGGTTGGCGGGCCGGGTTTCGTCAGTCCAAGGCCTTGACCGAACGGCAGACGCGTGAACGAAGCACCAATTTCACGTCCCCCAACATGTCATGCGAGGTGACGGCTTCACTCGGTTACTTGCCGTTCGCACCACGAAGAGCCCGACGGCTGGATTGGGTCGTTTTGAGACCGTGAGCCCACCCCGCAAATCGGCAAAGAAAACGAGCGGATCTTGCCGCGACGGGCACGATCCGCTTGGGGGTCAGGCTTTCAGCTTGCGCAGGCCTTCCGCGAGCAGCCAGAGTGCCCGGTTGAGCCGGACGTTCTGGTCGATGCCCTGGACATGCCGGGTGCGCTGCTGGCGCCCGTTGGCACTGCGGCCAGTCAGGCCGCCTTTGACGATGTTCTCCTGGACCCGGTTGAACGTGGACCACAGGTCCGCAAGGTTGTCGTCGAAGCGACGGGGGTGCAGGACCTGGCTTTCCGTGATCGGCAGGGTCTTGCCAGGTTCGTCGTACTTGAGGACCAGGGCCGATCTGGCGAAGATCTCGGCCTCGCCATCGTCGAGCGTGATGGCACGCATGGCGTCGCGAGAATCCTGCACCTGCTCGAATCCATGCAGCACCTCGTAGGCACCCTCGATCACGTGGTCGGTGACATTGCCCTTGTGGGGTACGCGCACGTCGGCGAAAGTGTCGCCGCACACCAGACCGTTCTGGCAGACGAAGCGGAACATGCCGGCCAGCATCTGGTAGCTGCTGGTGCCGTCGTGCGAGTTGAGCAGGATGATCTCGTTCACCTCGGCGCCGTTGATCTGACTTGCGTGGCGAAGGCGCAGCATGTGCTTGGTGTAGTCGCGGCGGTCCTCCTGGCGCACGCGGGGCTGGCACACCATGAATGGCTGGAAGCCCTCCTTGCGCAGTTCGGTCAGCACAGCCGCCGTTGGGATGTAGCTGTACCGCTCGGATCGGCTTTCGTGCGGGGTGTCCGCGAAGATGGAGGGTGCGACGGTGCGGATCTGGTCATCCGACAACGGGTGATTCGACCGCAGCACCGGGGAGCGATGGGCGAAGCGGGACGCGAGTTGCATTATGATCTCCTTGGATAAGAGACCGGAGCCCCGCCCCACCGGGGATGAGCCCCGGCGGGTGGTGGAACGCCGCTGACGCGGCGGTTGGAATCAGCCTTGGGCGAGATGCCAGTCCTGGGACAGCGGAGCGAACTCGTAGCCCAATGCACCAAGACGGTCGCGCTGCTGACGCAGGACGCGGCGATCGACGGTGGCGTCGAGCTTGACGATCTCGCCCAGCGGCCAGAGCGCACCGAACAGCGCCGCGTCGTCCGCCTCGGCCGAGGCCTCGGAGAATGCGGCGGCCGGCTCGCTGCCGAACGGCGTGGTGTCGACCAGGGGATCGCGCGGGTTGCGGGACTTCGGCTTGGCCGGCACCTTGGGCGCGGCCGGCGCGGGCGTCTGCGCTTCCTCGTCGATCGGATCGACTTCCTGCGGACTCAGCCGGCGGACTTCGTCGCGGCTCAGGGCGTCGATGTTGGACAGCGTCATCCCGCCCAGATGGGCGCGGATTTCGATGACCATGCGACCGTTGGCGTTGTACGTGGAGGGACGGATCTCGGCGATGACGAAATCACCGTCATACTTGCCCTCGCGGTACTGATCGAGTTCGGCGTTCTTCACGACGAACTCGCCGATCGAGGTCGCCAGGCGGCCGACGTTGAAGTCGCCGTTCCTGCCGTGGATGGTCTTGATGGCCAGTTGGCCGGGGATGGTGATCATGAAGGTCTCCTGCTGACGAAGAGAAGACAAGGCCCCGGGGATGGGGCCTTGCGGATCAGAACGACTCGGCAACGGCCAATGCGGGGGCATCGGCAGCGTCGTCGGCAGCATCGGCGACGGGCTTGGAAGGCTCCAGTGCCGAGGCTTGCTGCGCGGCGGGCGCGTCGGACGTCACAGGGACTTCCGGGTCCCGCTCGTCGGTCTCGGTCGGCTTGGGTTCGGCCTTGTAGACGAGCTTGCCGTCGACCTTGATCCAACTGACGAACAGCAGGCGGGCCTTGAGGCTCACACCCTGCTCGCCGGCACGCTTGCCCTTGGAGTAGGTGAAGGTGTCGGTCCACAGGTCGCCCAGGCGGAAGCCGATCATCACCTTCTTCTCGGCGTCGACCGCCTGAATGCAGCGGCGCACCAGGTGCTGCGCTTCCGATCCCGATACGCGCGTGTCGAAACGCACGTACGAGACGTCATCGCTGGGACCGTTCAGGGCCGCGATGTCGCAGGCCAGGAACGCATCGCCTTTCTTGGGCTTCACTTCGCGGATGCGATTGAGATACCCGAGGCCGGTGATGTGCAGATCGAAGTAGGATTTTTCGGTGGAAGTGGTCATGGTGAATCTCCTGGGAACAATGAGGCGGAGACACACCCGACCCAGGCGGGGAAGGTGTGGAACCCCCGCGTGGGTTGATGGAACAGCTTGGTGGCATCGCCATCGAGAACCAATGGCTGTTCGCGCATGGATGCCGGTGCGAACTGGTGTGATCAACGCGGTCGGAACCGCGTCGCAGCCTTGAAGATCGTGGCTGCCTGGGCATGTCGCTGACGGACGTCAGCGGAACATGGCCGGAAGCGTGGCGCCAGGACGGTGCGCATGCGAGCGGCAATCGGCACTCGCGGCTGTCCGCATTGCCGTGAAGAAAGAGGCCCCCGGGAGCGGGGGCCAGGGATGGGCGGTCAGTTACCGCTGGGCGTGGAAGGAACCGCCTGCAGCGACAGGTGTGTCGCGGTGGCGGACACGTCGAGGTCATCCTCGCTGTGCAGGATGCGCGCAAACACGCCCTCCTGCGGATCGAAGAACTCGCCAAAGTCATCGCCGCCGAACGCGGCGCGCGCCAACTCCCACCAGTCGTCGAAGGCATCGACATCCGGGTTGCAGCCGGCGGCATAGGCGATGGTCTTCTGGCGACCATCGAGCCGGCGCTCGCCGCGTTCGGCCAGGAAGTACACGCCCTGATCCTTGACCAGGATGACGCGGCATTGATTCGCCACCGCTTCGGCGAGCACGGGCCGCAGCTCCGTGCCTTTGAATCGAACAGTCATGGGTGTGATCTCCAGGGAGGCAGAAAGAGAGGCTTCCCGCCGCGAGGGCGGGAAGCTGCTGGGAGGTCAGTGCCGGACAGCCTTGCGACCCGACAGGCACTGCACGCGGATGCGTCTCCAGCTCCCGTCGTCGATCAGCCGTTCCAGCGTCTCGCCGAGGGTGTCGAAGAACACCTCATCGACCCGTTCGATCAACTCGCCGTCGCGGTGCAGCTCCACCGCGTAGAGGTCGAGGCCACGCTCATACAGCACGGTGACGCGACCCTGGAACTTCATCGTGGCGACGGTAAAGCCGATGGCCGGCGGCGTGCGGATGATGTCGGCGGGCGCCGGATCGACCCAGGTGATGTCCCGCGCACCGGCATCCACCAGCATGTGGGTGATGCGCCGGAAACCATCGGGAGCGGGCAACTGCTCAAGTTGGTCGACCAGCTCCTGCAGCTCGGGGCAGCGGGGCTCGGGGATCGGCAGCTTCGCCGGTGCGGAACCGAGCACGAACCGCTGCACCGTGTACGGCTTGCCGTCGGCAGTGAATGCGGTTTCTTCCTCGGGCGTGTCCGCGCGCAGGCCGTCGAAGCGGCGTCTGGCGTAGGGTTCGACCTGTACCTTGGCGCCTTCGTCGGGCACCTCGGTCACGAGCGCCCGGTCGAGCACCGCGAACTCAGCGCGCCCCGTCTTGACGACGATGGCCTCGTCGGTGGTGGCGATGACCTTGCCCTCGAAGGGCTTGGGATCGATGTGGAAGCCCAGCGTCGAAACCTTGGGCTGGCCGTCGAAGATGTTGAACTTGAAGGTGCGGACGTTGGAAGGCACATGGCCGCTAACGAGCGTCGGCATCTGTGCGCG encodes:
- a CDS encoding CzcE family metal-binding protein; this translates as MKKSIIAVLAVSAISTLGSSAAFAHEDYSEGGALHWLEHVQARASSPTERELATYGYASNATPSRTVIVNADTRYINVTRLETVALKVGDKTINWTFDTLGTNSFPLSKVVQGGDKVTVYLEESPLYRSGS
- a CDS encoding IS110 family transposase, which produces MDATTVAVDLAKSVFQLAVADSSWRVIENHRLTRIQFERWFANRNVSLVIIEACGSAHHWARWLNSLGIEVRLLPAAYIRAYVRRNKTDAADARALLEAARTADIDPVRVKSVEQQALQGLHRIRSLWMSTRTSRINALRGFCREFGLSIPQGARTGVEAISRVLADPRSPVPALIRETMRLLIEEIRLLEQRIAQLEREFTALVRQSPACTQLMSVPGIGLLTATAMVAATGGDVTHFRDARHFASWFGLTPKEYSSGSTRKLGRISKRGDRYLRMLLTHGARAVLRAAALARDASRPLDGLRTWATEVQRRSNHNKAACALANKLARICYAVLRDHAAYGNPQPRPNKKLERTAFAIAA
- a CDS encoding IS3 family transposase (programmed frameshift), with translation MKTSRFSDSQIIAVLKQAEAGKPVPELCREHGISSATFYKWRARFGGMDASLMARLKELEVENARLKKMYAEERLKAEIVKEALGKKVVKPSRRREMAYQAVQQRGASIRVACAAFGISETCYHYQAKCSAENAEIADHLIRLTHNQRNWGFGLCFLYLRNVKGYRWNHKRVYRIYRELELNLRIKPRKRIVREKPEPLAVPKAINQCWSMDFMHDQLADGRSFRLLNIIDDFNREALAMDIDLSLPAERVVRALEQVIEWRGKPTAIRSDNGPEYVGKTLTEWAQKNGVQLNHIQPGKPQQNAYVERFNRTVRYDWLGHYLFESIDEVQDYATRWLWLYNHERPNMALGGITPKQRLAIAA
- a CDS encoding HD-GYP domain-containing protein; amino-acid sequence: MVGYIEGFYRLAPEVLLHQREQIRNGVLMAAVSALATGVALYPLLLSMFGHATALSDRLMNANFSLVHALGKSIAKRDIDTDAHNYRVTLYAAALAEEMGVSPNEIPHLVIGAFLHDVGKIGIPDHILQKPGRLSAEEFEVMKTHTLMGLEIIAGIHWLEGAAEVIRHHHERIDGKGYPDRLAGEEISLHARIFAVVDVFDALVSARPYKAAISPSEALAILEREAMQHFDADVVNAFNRIALSLHGEVARATEADLHRAIRPLWLRCFKKETAPQEPFRKSITR
- the copK gene encoding periplasmic Cu(I)/Cu(II)-binding protein CopK, giving the protein MLKKALMVAALGIATTSAFAVDVERVEKSIPLKDGSTVYIFKDGKMGMEDKLGRAVRMKQGEVMETKDGQKIMMHGDEVMRLDSVLHKDHRN
- a CDS encoding CzcE family metal-binding protein; this translates as MKKSIIAVLAVSAISTLGSSAAFAHEDYSEGGALHWLEHVQARASSPTERELATYGYASNATPSRTVIVNADTRYINVTRLETVALKVGDKTINWTFDTLGTNSFPLSKVVQGGDKVTVYLEESPLYRSGS
- a CDS encoding DUF932 domain-containing protein, whose translation is MQLASRFAHRSPVLRSNHPLSDDQIRTVAPSIFADTPHESRSERYSYIPTAAVLTELRKEGFQPFMVCQPRVRQEDRRDYTKHMLRLRHASQINGAEVNEIILLNSHDGTSSYQMLAGMFRFVCQNGLVCGDTFADVRVPHKGNVTDHVIEGAYEVLHGFEQVQDSRDAMRAITLDDGEAEIFARSALVLKYDEPGKTLPITESQVLHPRRFDDNLADLWSTFNRVQENIVKGGLTGRSANGRQQRTRHVQGIDQNVRLNRALWLLAEGLRKLKA
- a CDS encoding DUF3275 family protein; translation: MITIPGQLAIKTIHGRNGDFNVGRLATSIGEFVVKNAELDQYREGKYDGDFVIAEIRPSTYNANGRMVIEIRAHLGGMTLSNIDALSRDEVRRLSPQEVDPIDEEAQTPAPAAPKVPAKPKSRNPRDPLVDTTPFGSEPAAAFSEASAEADDAALFGALWPLGEIVKLDATVDRRVLRQQRDRLGALGYEFAPLSQDWHLAQG
- a CDS encoding STY4534 family ICE replication protein; the protein is MTTSTEKSYFDLHITGLGYLNRIREVKPKKGDAFLACDIAALNGPSDDVSYVRFDTRVSGSEAQHLVRRCIQAVDAEKKVMIGFRLGDLWTDTFTYSKGKRAGEQGVSLKARLLFVSWIKVDGKLVYKAEPKPTETDERDPEVPVTSDAPAAQQASALEPSKPVADAADDAADAPALAVAESF
- a CDS encoding DUF3085 domain-containing protein → MTVRFKGTELRPVLAEAVANQCRVILVKDQGVYFLAERGERRLDGRQKTIAYAAGCNPDVDAFDDWWELARAAFGGDDFGEFFDPQEGVFARILHSEDDLDVSATATHLSLQAVPSTPSGN
- a CDS encoding GTPase, whose translation is MDTQAIRAQMPTLVSGHVPSNVRTFKFNIFDGQPKVSTLGFHIDPKPFEGKVIATTDEAIVVKTGRAEFAVLDRALVTEVPDEGAKVQVEPYARRRFDGLRADTPEEETAFTADGKPYTVQRFVLGSAPAKLPIPEPRCPELQELVDQLEQLPAPDGFRRITHMLVDAGARDITWVDPAPADIIRTPPAIGFTVATMKFQGRVTVLYERGLDLYAVELHRDGELIERVDEVFFDTLGETLERLIDDGSWRRIRVQCLSGRKAVRH